One window of the Ureibacillus sp. FSL W7-1570 genome contains the following:
- the tnpB gene encoding IS66 family insertion sequence element accessory protein TnpB, translated as MYFDGDGFAMLYKRIDNGKLQWPRNKNEVRNLTQQELRWLLEGLSIQQPKAIQKSKKGIF; from the coding sequence TTGTATTTTGATGGAGATGGCTTCGCCATGTTATACAAACGAATCGATAACGGCAAACTCCAATGGCCAAGAAACAAAAATGAAGTTCGAAATCTGACTCAACAGGAGCTTCGATGGTTGCTGGAAGGACTCTCAATTCAACAACCGAAAGCCATCCAAAAATCGAAAAAAGGTATCTTCTAG
- a CDS encoding IS66 family transposase — protein MQSTFRTAPYECRSCKKDLHKNSQIKRGKAPQPAIQRSIAGPTVLAKLIYDKFVLYLPLHRQVKEWHRYGLLTNDKNLSNWVIRTAEDWLLPLYNRMKETLMKKSILHVDETYAQVLNRSDGKPAQSKAYNWVFRSVASQGPAIVLFHSALSRSREILTDFMKGFKGTIICDGYSAYHDVPNIHFANCWAHVRRYWLKAESKNGRIGVDYCDRLYRLERKFKKLRPSERRKARQKESKPIVEAFFKWIEESPFYGKNALAKAAEYTLKHAEGLKAFLYDGRIEMDNNPAENAIRPNVIGRKNWLFSVSESGADANAICLSLAETAKANGIDFYQYLAKVLSELPSLPIHQQPKILDCYLPWSKTIRESCAIAK, from the coding sequence ATTCAATCGACTTTTCGGACAGCCCCTTATGAGTGTAGGTCCTGTAAAAAAGATTTACATAAAAACTCACAAATCAAGCGAGGTAAAGCACCACAACCTGCCATTCAGCGAAGTATTGCAGGACCAACGGTCTTAGCAAAACTGATTTATGACAAGTTTGTCCTCTATTTGCCTTTACATCGGCAAGTAAAGGAATGGCATCGTTATGGTTTACTAACCAATGATAAAAACCTATCAAACTGGGTGATTCGCACGGCAGAAGATTGGCTTCTTCCATTATATAATCGAATGAAAGAAACCCTCATGAAAAAATCAATTCTTCATGTCGATGAAACCTATGCCCAAGTATTGAACCGCTCAGATGGAAAGCCAGCTCAATCTAAAGCTTACAACTGGGTGTTCCGTAGCGTTGCTTCCCAAGGACCGGCAATTGTTCTGTTCCATAGTGCTTTATCCCGTAGTCGGGAAATTTTGACTGACTTTATGAAAGGCTTTAAAGGGACGATTATCTGCGATGGATATTCTGCATACCATGATGTACCAAATATTCATTTTGCCAACTGCTGGGCTCATGTTCGTCGATACTGGTTAAAAGCCGAAAGTAAAAATGGACGGATTGGTGTCGATTATTGTGATCGACTTTACCGCCTAGAACGGAAATTTAAGAAACTTCGGCCGAGCGAACGGAGAAAAGCTAGACAAAAAGAGTCCAAACCTATTGTCGAGGCATTTTTCAAATGGATTGAAGAATCTCCTTTCTATGGGAAGAATGCCCTTGCCAAAGCTGCGGAGTATACATTGAAGCACGCCGAAGGTCTAAAAGCTTTTCTGTATGATGGGCGCATTGAAATGGATAACAATCCAGCTGAAAATGCGATTCGCCCAAATGTCATTGGACGTAAAAATTGGCTGTTTTCCGTCAGTGAATCGGGAGCCGATGCGAATGCCATCTGTTTAAGCTTGGCTGAAACGGCAAAAGCGAATGGCATTGATTTTTATCAATACTTAGCGAAAGTATTGTCGGAACTCCCAAGTTTACCAATCCATCAACAGCCAAAAATATTAGATTGCTATTTACCATGGTCGAAAACCATTCGTGAATCATGTGCAATAGCAAAATAG
- a CDS encoding MBL fold metallo-hydrolase, which yields MIQYKNGQITVFESQLYKTTSTVIQTEDCIIVVDPCILPFEVDEIREYVMRIRGSRRIYLILTHSDWDHIVGAGAFPEATVIASANFQKKNPEEMIEQVKAFDDEYYIDRKTPLIYPNVDMIVEKDGQPLKIGNTVLTFYEAKGHTDDGIFAIVEPLGIWIAGDYLSDIEFPFIYSGSKDYVETLEKTETILANHQINILIPGHGHAAFSKEEILKRKNESLLYIISLKKAIRSKKEHAHLIAQYPYQRSLIKCHEENVQFLMKEMEGES from the coding sequence ATGATCCAGTACAAAAACGGCCAAATCACCGTATTCGAAAGCCAGCTTTATAAAACCACATCCACCGTCATCCAAACGGAAGATTGCATTATTGTCGTTGATCCTTGCATCCTTCCATTTGAAGTGGATGAAATTCGTGAATATGTCATGCGTATTCGGGGGAGTCGCCGGATTTATCTCATTCTGACCCATTCGGACTGGGACCATATCGTGGGCGCCGGAGCATTTCCGGAAGCGACTGTCATTGCCAGTGCCAACTTTCAAAAGAAAAACCCGGAAGAAATGATTGAACAGGTGAAGGCTTTTGATGATGAATATTACATCGATCGCAAAACCCCTTTGATTTATCCGAATGTGGATATGATTGTGGAAAAAGATGGCCAGCCGCTGAAAATCGGCAATACCGTGCTCACCTTTTATGAAGCGAAAGGGCATACGGATGATGGAATCTTTGCGATTGTCGAGCCTCTTGGCATTTGGATTGCAGGCGATTATTTATCCGATATTGAATTCCCGTTCATTTATTCCGGTTCAAAGGATTACGTAGAAACTTTGGAAAAAACGGAAACCATATTGGCAAATCATCAAATCAATATTTTGATTCCGGGACATGGACATGCGGCTTTCAGCAAAGAGGAGATTTTGAAAAGAAAAAACGAAAGTCTACTGTATATCATCAGCTTGAAAAAAGCAATCCGGTCCAAAAAAGAACATGCGCATTTAATTGCCCAGTACCCATATCAAAGAAGTTTGATCAAATGCCATGAGGAGAATGTGCAGTTTTTGATGAAGGAAATGGAAGGGGAGTCATGA
- a CDS encoding enoyl-CoA hydratase-related protein: MADLLFEVEKHIATITLNRPESYNAFSEEMIVKWIEALETVRDDDSIRVLIVKGNGKAFCAGGDIKAMHAGEGFYRSKEDISSTGLARKNSLWKKIQRIPLLLEEIDKPVIAQIHGFAMGAGLDMALMCDIRIAAASAKLSESYINVAIVPGDGGAYYLPRLIGIDKALDLLWTARMVTAGEAKEMGLVTFVVDDEELEPFTRAYAEKLANGPQTAIRFIKRAVYQSQKMDLRSSLDYISSQMAIVTELDDFKEGVDAVVNKRKPKYE; this comes from the coding sequence ATGGCAGATTTACTTTTTGAAGTGGAAAAGCATATTGCGACGATTACCTTGAACCGGCCGGAAAGTTACAATGCTTTTAGTGAAGAAATGATTGTGAAATGGATCGAGGCATTGGAAACGGTGCGTGATGATGATTCCATCCGGGTGCTGATTGTTAAAGGCAACGGAAAGGCTTTCTGTGCGGGAGGCGACATTAAGGCAATGCATGCGGGCGAAGGATTTTACAGAAGTAAGGAGGATATCTCCTCCACAGGGTTGGCACGGAAAAATTCATTATGGAAGAAAATTCAAAGGATTCCCTTGCTTCTTGAGGAAATCGATAAACCGGTCATTGCCCAAATTCATGGATTTGCGATGGGTGCCGGTTTGGATATGGCGTTAATGTGCGATATCCGGATTGCCGCCGCATCTGCAAAACTTTCCGAAAGCTATATTAATGTGGCCATTGTGCCGGGAGATGGAGGCGCTTACTATTTGCCAAGGCTCATTGGTATTGATAAAGCGCTGGATCTGTTATGGACCGCCCGGATGGTCACAGCCGGGGAAGCCAAAGAAATGGGCCTTGTCACTTTTGTGGTGGATGATGAAGAATTGGAGCCATTTACCCGCGCGTATGCCGAAAAGCTTGCAAACGGGCCGCAAACCGCCATCCGTTTTATCAAGCGGGCCGTTTACCAAAGTCAGAAGATGGACTTGCGCTCATCTCTTGATTATATTTCCTCTCAAATGGCCATCGTCACTGAACTTGATGACTTCAAAGAAGGGGTCGATGCGGTGGTCAATAAAAGAAAGCCCAAGTATGAATGA
- a CDS encoding FusB/FusC family EF-G-binding protein → MENKNTEMNLKPFIRNDQFNFIKFELKNIISAHLSVKDKETLDALKLYAFDKIQNLFPDLNEEQSERLYKIIDIEEETQAKHFLHELKQYVIPFANLTENAIRKLFPKIGKLKVPPLVEMDCREISYLGWNDVGLGRKFLVVEYDGKLMGIEGTFKESHKGICSICNRLEEIGLFVANVKSGKESYVNRGNYICKNSVKCNQNITSLDKLNSFIEVLKK, encoded by the coding sequence ATGGAAAACAAAAATACAGAAATGAATTTAAAACCTTTTATTCGAAATGATCAATTCAATTTTATTAAATTTGAACTAAAAAACATTATTTCAGCACATTTATCGGTTAAAGACAAAGAAACGCTGGATGCTTTGAAATTATATGCATTCGATAAGATTCAAAACTTGTTCCCCGATTTAAATGAAGAACAAAGTGAACGATTATATAAAATCATCGACATTGAAGAGGAAACACAAGCAAAGCATTTTCTTCATGAATTGAAACAATATGTTATTCCGTTTGCGAATCTCACGGAAAATGCAATAAGAAAACTCTTTCCAAAAATAGGGAAATTAAAAGTTCCTCCATTAGTAGAAATGGATTGCAGGGAAATTTCCTATTTAGGCTGGAATGATGTCGGATTAGGAAGAAAGTTTCTTGTAGTCGAATATGACGGCAAATTGATGGGAATCGAAGGAACTTTTAAAGAGTCACATAAAGGCATATGTTCTATATGCAATAGATTGGAAGAAATCGGTCTATTTGTCGCAAATGTGAAAAGCGGAAAAGAATCTTATGTCAATAGAGGAAATTATATTTGCAAAAACAGCGTAAAATGTAATCAAAATATCACTTCATTGGATAAACTGAATAGTTTTATTGAAGTTTTAAAGAAATAA
- a CDS encoding 3-hydroxyacyl-CoA dehydrogenase, with the protein MNIKHVTVAGGGVLGSQIAFQTAYSGFPVNLYDISDEALDKAKEKIRAWQEAYKRDLGATEEEVEKAYNNLTFYTDLEKAVKGADLVIEAVPEVYDIKANFYKNLGEVADEKTIFASNSSTMLPSQFADISGRPEKFLNLHFANEIWKHNTAEVMKHEGTDRQVFEEVIEFAKAIGMVPLPLYKEQPGYILNSLLVPFLDAAQKLVVNGIADPYTVDKTWMIATGAPQGPFAILDVVGINTPYNLCLARAKAGDKEAEKIAEYLKKEFLDKGRMGIQNGKGFYDYPNPKYLDPDFLK; encoded by the coding sequence ATGAATATCAAACATGTAACAGTAGCCGGTGGAGGAGTGTTGGGAAGCCAAATCGCATTCCAAACAGCATATTCCGGATTCCCGGTCAATCTTTATGACATCAGCGATGAAGCTTTGGACAAAGCAAAAGAAAAAATCCGCGCTTGGCAGGAAGCATATAAAAGAGACTTGGGCGCCACTGAAGAAGAAGTAGAAAAAGCATATAACAATTTGACGTTTTATACGGATTTGGAAAAAGCGGTGAAAGGGGCGGACCTTGTCATCGAAGCGGTGCCGGAAGTGTACGACATTAAAGCGAACTTCTATAAAAATCTTGGGGAAGTGGCGGATGAAAAGACCATTTTTGCATCCAACTCCTCGACCATGTTGCCAAGCCAATTTGCCGATATTTCCGGAAGACCTGAAAAGTTTTTGAATTTGCACTTTGCCAATGAAATTTGGAAACACAACACAGCAGAAGTTATGAAACATGAAGGAACAGACCGACAAGTGTTTGAAGAGGTCATTGAATTTGCCAAAGCGATTGGCATGGTTCCGCTGCCATTGTATAAAGAACAGCCGGGCTACATCTTAAATTCCTTGCTCGTTCCGTTCTTGGATGCTGCGCAAAAATTAGTGGTGAACGGCATTGCCGATCCTTATACAGTAGATAAAACATGGATGATTGCAACGGGTGCTCCTCAAGGTCCTTTTGCGATTCTGGATGTGGTGGGCATAAATACTCCATATAATTTGTGCCTTGCGAGAGCAAAAGCGGGGGACAAGGAAGCGGAGAAAATTGCTGAGTACTTGAAAAAAGAATTTCTTGATAAAGGACGAATGGGCATTCAAAACGGCAAAGGCTTCTATGACTACCCTAATCCGAAATACCTTGACCCGGATTTCTTAAAATAG
- a CDS encoding IS4 family transposase, producing the protein MDKFTRKTSFEQWFSPINFNLFDDMVKAYHLDYYTKKLYMASFLKLLLYAQLHETESLRALSDAVFSEELQRATGLPSISFSQLGRRINAIPTVFFQSIFLDLVAQIHEKTHFQKRRKLTTPLKIIDSSTLPLNLTNHKWAEFRKTKSGVKLHLRLVFMEKRLSYPDKAVLTNAIEHDRGQLEVFIDDQECLYVFDRGYLDYERFDRMTDDGYFFVSRLRKNAVVRVLERFSLPEDSPVFSDEMVVIGTTQNRSENAFRLIKLLDTKGNELHLLTNRFDMDADEIAEIYKSRWAIELFFKWMKQHLNIKKFYGHSEQAVHNQVYVAMIVYCLNVLAQLNTNSDRSTLQISRYLKAALWKSAHIWLRKIEGMSVP; encoded by the coding sequence ATGGATAAGTTTACACGAAAAACATCATTTGAACAATGGTTTTCACCAATTAATTTCAACTTATTTGACGATATGGTGAAAGCCTATCATTTAGATTACTATACAAAGAAGCTTTATATGGCTTCATTTCTGAAATTACTGTTGTACGCTCAATTACATGAAACCGAGAGTTTGCGAGCTTTAAGTGACGCTGTTTTTTCTGAAGAATTACAACGTGCAACAGGTCTTCCATCGATTAGCTTTTCCCAATTAGGAAGACGAATCAATGCCATTCCAACGGTTTTCTTTCAATCGATTTTTCTTGATTTAGTGGCTCAAATTCATGAGAAAACACATTTTCAAAAGCGAAGAAAGCTGACAACGCCACTAAAAATCATTGATTCGAGTACGTTGCCACTGAATTTGACGAACCACAAATGGGCAGAGTTCCGAAAAACAAAATCGGGCGTGAAGCTTCACTTGCGTCTTGTATTCATGGAAAAAAGACTTTCTTATCCCGACAAGGCCGTACTGACAAACGCAATCGAACATGATCGTGGTCAATTAGAGGTATTCATTGATGATCAAGAATGCCTGTACGTGTTCGATCGTGGATACTTAGATTATGAGCGATTTGACCGTATGACGGATGATGGGTATTTCTTTGTTTCACGTTTACGAAAAAACGCTGTCGTCCGTGTGTTAGAACGATTTTCGTTACCTGAAGATTCGCCTGTATTCTCCGATGAAATGGTGGTTATTGGAACCACGCAAAATCGTTCTGAAAACGCGTTCCGTCTCATCAAATTGTTGGATACAAAAGGAAATGAACTTCATTTACTGACGAATCGTTTTGATATGGATGCAGATGAAATCGCTGAAATCTATAAGTCACGTTGGGCCATTGAACTCTTTTTCAAATGGATGAAACAACACTTGAATATCAAGAAGTTCTACGGCCACAGTGAACAAGCCGTACACAACCAAGTATACGTAGCGATGATTGTATACTGTTTAAATGTGTTAGCTCAGTTGAACACTAATAGTGACCGAAGTACGTTACAAATAAGTCGATATTTGAAAGCAGCTTTATGGAAATCTGCACACATTTGGTTACGGAAAATCGAAGGGATGAGCGTTCCTTAA
- a CDS encoding ATP-binding protein — protein MVLKLSNSENKRLYKPFRKTIMEYNMIEEGDRVAVGLSGGKDSSTLLYLLTLLKQQAPFQFDIVPVTLTLGFEGMDLSPLKNYVESLGHELHIKETNISQIVFDIRREKNPCSLCANLRRGILYDYAKSLGCNLVAYGHHLDDGIETFFMNLLFGGKLGVFKPVSYMSRLDITLIRPMIAIEEQSIIQFVKAKEIPIIHNPCPADKNTKREEMKELVKALSEKYPNVRQNFLHAVKNVDEADFWNVEK, from the coding sequence ATGGTATTAAAACTCTCAAACTCTGAAAACAAACGCCTTTACAAACCCTTTCGGAAAACGATTATGGAATACAACATGATTGAAGAAGGCGATCGGGTGGCGGTCGGCTTATCCGGGGGAAAGGACAGCTCCACTTTGCTTTATCTTCTCACACTGCTCAAGCAACAGGCTCCTTTCCAATTTGATATTGTTCCTGTTACCTTGACGCTCGGCTTTGAAGGAATGGATCTATCGCCGCTAAAAAACTATGTGGAAAGCCTCGGACATGAGCTGCATATTAAAGAAACCAACATCAGCCAAATCGTGTTTGACATCCGCCGGGAAAAAAACCCTTGTTCCTTATGTGCCAACTTGCGCAGGGGAATTTTATATGATTACGCAAAATCCCTTGGCTGCAATCTAGTTGCTTACGGCCACCATTTAGATGACGGCATTGAAACCTTTTTTATGAATCTTCTGTTTGGAGGAAAATTGGGCGTGTTTAAACCGGTATCCTATATGAGCCGTTTGGACATTACATTGATTCGCCCGATGATTGCCATTGAAGAGCAATCCATCATTCAATTCGTCAAAGCGAAAGAAATCCCTATTATACATAACCCTTGCCCTGCGGATAAAAACACGAAGCGGGAAGAGATGAAAGAACTCGTCAAAGCGTTAAGCGAAAAATACCCAAACGTGCGCCAAAACTTTTTGCATGCTGTGAAAAATGTGGATGAAGCGGATTTTTGGAATGTGGAAAAATAA
- a CDS encoding IS1182 family transposase codes for MNNQMTIQENYNTQLEMTLEGIQKIEVQKNKKRKKLVFQPYCNRQVMSILDIEMYIPENHVARLVDEMVESIPDEVLYTHYVGGGRAPYHPKMLLKVILYAYTQNVYSSRKMAQMVKENLPMMWLAGLQTPDHRTINDFRSVRMSNMMDSVFEQFVLQLVEQGFIDLDHIFVDGTKIEANANKYTFVWRKSVEKYDQKLRAKIQSFLQEAHQIALEELKEEQLEEELEKSSAQLSERIEALEKDYKQEEDKERKKELRSKKSQLTKQLKTIQTDYLPRLRKYKVQKQILGERNSYSKTDHEATFMRMKEDHMKNGQLKAGYNVQLATQHQFIVGFEIYQNPGDTRCFQPFMEKLLESIPKEKKLKYVIADAGYASEENYLYAIGEEKEPRFELLAPYQTYLKEQSKKFKKDLSKVQNWKYIEEDDCFICPNNRKVVFKYYQKRKNASGYIQDLKVYECEDCTDCPLKNGCTKAKGNRRVYWNTIYEEMKAKAKAALGDEQKAALYAKRKVDVESVFGNIKGNLRFTRFLLRGLHKVRTEFGIVAMAHNILKWAANSQTNFKNKETERMEKLIVFSIRSVFMNFLDKPFIVAGMNFASSRTTVLPISVISD; via the coding sequence ATGAATAATCAAATGACTATTCAAGAAAATTATAACACGCAATTAGAAATGACTCTAGAGGGTATTCAAAAAATAGAGGTTCAAAAGAATAAGAAACGCAAAAAACTAGTTTTCCAACCTTATTGCAATCGTCAAGTCATGAGCATTTTAGATATCGAAATGTATATTCCTGAAAATCATGTCGCCCGTTTAGTGGATGAAATGGTGGAATCGATTCCGGATGAAGTGTTGTATACTCATTATGTTGGTGGGGGTCGTGCACCCTATCACCCTAAAATGTTATTGAAAGTGATTTTATATGCGTACACTCAAAACGTTTATTCAAGTCGGAAAATGGCGCAAATGGTGAAAGAAAATCTTCCGATGATGTGGTTGGCGGGATTGCAAACCCCTGACCATCGCACAATAAATGATTTTCGTAGTGTTCGTATGTCAAACATGATGGATTCTGTATTTGAACAATTTGTCCTTCAACTAGTAGAACAAGGATTTATCGACCTCGACCATATTTTTGTGGATGGTACGAAAATAGAAGCGAATGCCAACAAATATACGTTTGTATGGCGAAAATCCGTAGAAAAATATGATCAGAAACTACGAGCCAAAATTCAATCGTTTCTACAAGAAGCGCACCAAATCGCCTTGGAGGAATTAAAAGAAGAACAATTAGAAGAAGAATTAGAAAAATCATCGGCACAACTTTCTGAGAGAATAGAAGCTTTGGAAAAAGATTATAAACAGGAAGAAGACAAAGAAAGAAAAAAAGAACTTCGCTCTAAAAAATCCCAACTCACCAAACAACTGAAAACGATTCAAACGGATTATCTTCCACGATTACGAAAATACAAAGTACAAAAACAGATTCTAGGTGAACGAAATAGCTACTCGAAAACCGACCATGAGGCCACTTTTATGCGAATGAAAGAGGACCATATGAAAAACGGCCAACTCAAGGCGGGTTATAATGTTCAACTCGCCACACAACATCAATTTATCGTGGGATTTGAAATTTATCAAAATCCAGGAGATACTCGCTGTTTCCAACCATTTATGGAAAAGTTATTGGAATCGATACCGAAGGAAAAGAAACTCAAGTATGTCATTGCCGATGCAGGATATGCGAGTGAAGAAAACTATTTATATGCGATTGGCGAAGAAAAAGAACCTCGTTTTGAATTATTAGCCCCATACCAAACCTATTTGAAGGAACAAAGTAAAAAGTTTAAAAAGGATTTATCAAAAGTACAAAACTGGAAATACATCGAAGAAGACGATTGCTTTATCTGTCCGAACAATCGGAAAGTCGTATTCAAGTATTATCAAAAAAGAAAAAATGCATCTGGATACATACAAGATTTGAAAGTGTACGAGTGTGAAGATTGTACGGATTGCCCGTTGAAGAATGGGTGTACGAAAGCCAAAGGAAATCGTCGAGTATATTGGAACACGATTTATGAAGAAATGAAAGCGAAAGCCAAAGCAGCTCTTGGTGACGAACAAAAGGCAGCTCTTTATGCGAAGCGTAAAGTGGATGTCGAAAGTGTGTTCGGGAACATCAAGGGCAATTTGCGTTTCACTCGATTTCTGTTACGGGGGCTTCATAAAGTCCGAACAGAATTCGGGATTGTGGCAATGGCCCACAACATACTGAAATGGGCCGCAAATTCCCAAACCAATTTCAAAAATAAGGAAACAGAGCGAATGGAAAAACTCATTGTTTTCTCCATTCGCTCTGTTTTTATGAACTTTTTAGACAAGCCCTTCATCGTAGCTGGTATGAATTTCGCTTCTTCCCGTACAACCGTACTGCCAATCTCTGTCATAAGTGATTGA